In Aedes albopictus strain Foshan chromosome 3, AalbF5, whole genome shotgun sequence, the following are encoded in one genomic region:
- the LOC115257877 gene encoding potassium/sodium hyperpolarization-activated cyclic nucleotide-gated channel 4-like, whose product MIAGHRCTLRHQSITHLAPILPGTSRWIKLRRFIRTLMLASPDHPETKNYLKSHTQISNENKRQVGSHPSYVIHPFSVFRQYWDMVVFVALTLHLLMLAFDFTFLIFQDEHEYMGAIRFDLFLCGVLLAEVMLKFITGFVVKETNEIVLEPKRIALNYLKYGRLVYDLLRVMPYILLLDTFNRAYYRYSVDIYLAFIIYLYTINIFRYKEIFKYFKIIPTILRVGEKKILLMKLVMNTIYVLHWSACLRYILPELTIVMEPKSSESDVLGLTRKGIQDERFSVGHFLVDVYWRHYRHEDTVHYPVSQGRVIIEPPSFEMYMRYYFKNRPVDKRMVDRNFILMKLDDIRRNATIFERYLGSMKSTAKICLQAGRDEDAGLHFINNILTSFLLLGGWIWFTYILLSMVRLIVSSEMSQTKYEEFVNEIRAYAFNKRLSDSFKDKMLRHLACRYRRHYFNSSAILKTMSDNLRRSVQMEICYHLLRYVEMFRGLPRAVIEDIVDNLKYEIYLEGDKLIEAGTQGDAMFFIRYGTAAVYSAGGVELGHLIDGAHFGEMSVLNKGNQRTATIVALENCEIYRLTYECFQKLIEPHPHLLLGMHKLAEERVAKAERDRLSLPESEVYDNFLQ is encoded by the exons ATGATCGCCGGCCATCGTTGTACCCTCAGGCACCAATCAATTACCCATTTGGCCCCAATTTTACCGGGAACATCGAGATGGATCAAGCTCCGACGGTTCATCCGTACCCTAATGTTGGCCTCGCCGGATCATCCCGAGACGAAAAACTATCTGAAGAGCCACACCCAGATTTCGAACGAGAACAAACGACAAGTTGGTAGCCATCCCTCGTACGTGATCCATCCTTTCAGCGTCTTTCGCCAGTACTGGGACATGGTGGTGTTCGTTGCGTTGACGTTGCATCTGCTGATGTTGGCGTTTGATTTCACCTTCCTGATCTTCCAAGACGAGCACGAGTACATGGGTGCCATACGGTTCGATTTATTCCTGTGTGGTGTCCTGTTGGCGGAGGTAATGCTGAAGTTTATCACGGGGTTCGTTGTGAAGGAAACCAACGAAATCGTCCTGGAACCGAAGCGCATTGCCTTGAACTATCTGAAGTATGGTCGACTGGTTTACGATTTACTGCGGGTGATGCCGTACATTTTGCTCTTGGACACTTTTAACCGAGCGTACTATCGTTACTCGGTTGACATTTATTTGGCTTTCATCATCTATTTGTATACGATCAACATCTTTCGGTACAAGGAAATATTCAAATACTTCAAG ATTATCCCAACAATCCTCAGAGTTGGCGAGAAGAAGATTCTTCTAATGAAACTTGTGATGAACACCATCTACGTTCTGCATTGGAGTGCCTGCTTGCGATACATTCTGCCAGAGCTCACCATCGTGATGGAACCGAAAAGCAGCGAGAGCGACGTGTTGGGCTTGACTAGGAAAGGTATTCAGGACGAACGGTTCAGCGTAGGTCATTTTCTGGTTGATGTTTATTGGCGGCACTATCGACATGAGGACACAGTTCACTATCCGGTGTCGCAAGGACGCGTGATCATTGAGCCACCCAGCTTTGAAATGTACATGCGCTATTATTTCAAAAACCGCCCGGTGGATAAGCGGATGGTCGATCGGAACTTCATTTTGATGAAGCTGGACGATATTCGAAGAAACGCCACCATTTTTGAGCGGTACTTGGGAAGCATGAAATCAACTGCGAAGATTTGTCTACAAGCCGGGAGAGATGAAGATGCCGGACTACATTTCATCAACAACATTTTGACTTCATTTCTTTTGCTTGGTGGTTGGATTTGGTTCACATACATCTTGCTGAGCATGGTTCGCCTGATCGTGTCCTCCGAGATGAGTCAGACAAAGTACGAGGAGTTTGTGAACGAAATAAGAGCATATGCATTCAACAAACGCCTCAGTGACAGCTTCAAAGACAAAATGCTGCGTCATTTAGCCTGCCGATACAGAAGACACTATTTCAACTCGTCCGCTATTTTGAAAACCATGTCTGACAATTTGAGAAGAAGCGTGCAAATGGAAATTTGCTACCATTTGCTCAGATATGTGGAGATGTTTCGAGGGTTACCGAGAGCCGTCATCGAAGACATCGTGGACAACCTCAAGTATGAAATCTACCTGGAAGGAGACAAACTCATTGAAGCCGGCACTCAAGGAGATGCGATGTTTTTCATCAGGTACGGAACAGCTGCCGTTTATTCAGCAGGGGGCGTTGAACTGGGTCATCTGATCGATGGTGCTCATTTTGGAGAAATGTCAGTGCTGAACAAGGGCAACCAGCGAACGGCAACCATTGTGGCTCTGGAAAACTGCGAAATCTACCGATTGACGTACGAATGCTTCCAAAAACTGATTGAACCGCATCCGCACCTGCTGCTTGGGATGCACAAACTGGCTGAAGAAAGAGTGGCTAAAGCGGAAAGGGACAGGCTAAGCCTACCGGAGTCTGAAGTGTACGACAATTTTCTCCAATAA